A single region of the Streptomyces sp. NBC_00425 genome encodes:
- a CDS encoding electron transfer flavoprotein subunit alpha/FixB family protein → MAEILVLVDHVDGAVRKPTLELLTLARRLGEPSAVFLGPGADRATEVLGRYGAQKIHVVDAPEVDEYLVTPAVDALTQLAERTGPAAVLVPSGPDGKEIAARVALRLGSGLITDAVDVTAGPEGPVTEQSAFAATYQVTARVTQGVPVITVKPNATAPEAAPAEPLVEKQDVTFGPPSQAVRVLSRTPRERGDRPELTEADIVVSGGRGVNGAENFALIERVADALGAAVGASRAAVDAGWYPHSHQVGQTGTQVSPQLYLAAGISGAIQHRAGMQTSKTIVAVNKDADAPIFELADHGVVGDLFAVLPQLVDEIERRRS, encoded by the coding sequence GTGGCCGAGATCCTCGTCCTCGTCGACCACGTCGACGGCGCCGTACGCAAGCCGACCCTCGAACTGCTCACCCTGGCCCGCCGCTTGGGCGAACCCTCGGCCGTCTTCCTGGGGCCGGGCGCGGACCGCGCGACCGAGGTTCTCGGCCGGTACGGCGCCCAGAAGATCCATGTCGTGGACGCCCCCGAGGTCGACGAGTACCTCGTCACCCCGGCCGTGGACGCCCTCACACAGCTCGCCGAGCGCACCGGCCCGGCCGCGGTCCTGGTGCCGTCCGGGCCGGACGGCAAGGAGATCGCCGCGAGGGTCGCGCTACGGCTCGGCTCCGGACTCATCACCGATGCCGTCGATGTCACCGCGGGACCCGAGGGGCCGGTCACCGAGCAGTCGGCGTTCGCCGCGACGTACCAGGTCACCGCACGCGTCACCCAGGGCGTGCCGGTGATCACGGTCAAGCCGAACGCCACCGCCCCCGAGGCCGCCCCCGCCGAACCCCTCGTCGAGAAGCAGGACGTCACCTTCGGCCCGCCCTCGCAGGCCGTCCGGGTCCTGTCCCGCACACCGCGGGAGCGCGGCGACCGGCCCGAGCTGACCGAGGCCGACATCGTGGTCTCCGGCGGTCGCGGGGTGAACGGCGCCGAGAACTTCGCCCTCATCGAACGGGTCGCGGACGCGCTCGGTGCGGCCGTCGGGGCGTCCCGCGCGGCCGTGGACGCGGGCTGGTACCCGCACAGCCACCAGGTCGGCCAGACAGGCACCCAGGTCTCCCCACAGCTCTACCTCGCCGCCGGCATCTCCGGCGCGATCCAGCACCGGGCGGGCATGCAGACGTCCAAGACCATCGTCGCCGTCAACAAGGACGCCGACGCACCGATCTTCGAGCTCGCCGACCACGGCGTGGTCGGGGACCTGTTCGCGGTGCTGCCGCAGCTGGTGGACGAGATCGAGCGGCGCCGGAGCTGA
- a CDS encoding amidohydrolase family protein encodes MTKIWVNSGDSHVMEPADVWTARLSARLGARAPRSERGEKYEMLYIDGERIDRQLGDFMDAMRPPGAWDLNVRLKDLDQEGVWGQLAFPSMGFWLVSITDRELARETVRAWNDWAHDEILRRNQRVITTACVSTADINDAVAEVERVAELGFQAVFLPCSTRPGEEYALDRWEPLWTAVERAGLVLGFHIGTGAQNVVFRGPGGAVVNYMETTYPGMRVVSHMVAGGALDRHPDLRILIAEGGAGWVPAIGDRMDEAYRQHGMFVRPKLSRLPSEIIRQQVYASFQHDKSSVEIVESTGYRNVMWGDDYPHLEGTYGHTQSTLHDLFDGVPDDIRERVTRGTFNELFRLPEQTPQEAAV; translated from the coding sequence ATGACGAAGATCTGGGTCAACTCCGGGGACTCCCACGTGATGGAGCCCGCCGACGTGTGGACCGCGCGGTTGTCCGCCCGGCTGGGCGCACGGGCGCCGCGCAGTGAGCGCGGCGAGAAGTACGAGATGCTCTACATCGACGGCGAGCGCATCGACCGCCAGCTCGGCGACTTCATGGACGCGATGCGTCCGCCGGGCGCCTGGGACCTGAACGTCCGGCTCAAGGACCTCGACCAGGAGGGCGTGTGGGGCCAACTGGCCTTCCCCTCCATGGGGTTCTGGCTCGTGTCGATCACCGACCGGGAACTCGCCCGGGAGACGGTACGGGCCTGGAACGACTGGGCCCACGACGAGATCCTCCGCAGGAACCAGCGCGTCATCACCACGGCATGCGTATCGACGGCCGACATCAACGACGCGGTCGCGGAGGTCGAGCGGGTGGCGGAACTGGGCTTCCAGGCGGTCTTCCTGCCGTGTTCGACACGACCGGGCGAGGAATACGCCCTGGACCGCTGGGAGCCGTTGTGGACCGCGGTCGAGCGGGCGGGCCTGGTGCTCGGCTTCCACATCGGCACCGGCGCGCAGAACGTCGTCTTCCGCGGACCCGGCGGCGCGGTCGTCAACTACATGGAGACCACCTACCCGGGCATGCGCGTCGTGTCCCACATGGTCGCCGGCGGCGCGCTGGACCGCCACCCCGACCTGAGGATCCTCATCGCGGAGGGCGGCGCGGGTTGGGTGCCGGCCATCGGCGACCGGATGGACGAGGCCTACCGCCAGCACGGCATGTTCGTCCGGCCGAAGCTGAGCCGGCTGCCCAGTGAGATCATCAGGCAGCAGGTGTACGCCTCCTTCCAGCACGACAAGAGCTCGGTGGAGATCGTCGAGTCGACCGGCTACCGCAACGTGATGTGGGGCGACGACTACCCCCATCTGGAAGGCACTTACGGCCACACCCAGTCCACGCTCCACGACCTGTTCGACGGCGTGCCGGACGACATCCGCGAGCGCGTCACCCGCGGCACCTTCAACGAGCTCTTCCGCCTGCCGGAGCAGACTCCCCAGGAGGCGGCCGTCTGA
- a CDS encoding bifunctional acetate--CoA ligase family protein/GNAT family N-acetyltransferase, whose product MTTPPYPSYPSYPSYPEDLERPGLVRTGRSTFVRPIRPEDADRLVAFVGTLSRATLAYRSLGPVVRARDDVIRRGAHVDYLNELALVALAGDEIAGLVRYVRDPEEPEHAEVTFTIRDDHQSEGFGRLLLEHIAAAARARGIRVLEADVLADNTRMINVFLGSGYRTEAGPPGQIIHFEIAVDPQAQAVARAERREQTAVRRSLKPLLEPRSVAVIGANRDPLTIGHEIVANLLRGGFAGSVFPVNPRAERIAGARAYASVRDLPEPPDLALVALRAEAVPGVVRECAEVGVKAVVVVSTGFGETGVEGRAGELELARFARACGMRLVGPNCMGVVNTTPAARLAATFSPALPTPGRVAMSSQSGPLGLAVLDFARRLRLGFSGFVSVGHAVDVSTDELLQWWEEDPGTSVILLHVETFGDPRRFARVARRVAPRKPIVAVHPGHADSTVSSLFAQSGVIRTRSLQELFDVALLLAHQPPPPGDRVAVITNAGGPAALTVGACAASGLCVPALGERTRQTLRPALAPHADVSNPIDLTPTATAAHYRQALDAALADDGIDAAVVLFMPPLADKPDEVASAILDAAAARPDKPVLASFLGGAGVADLLHRGDLVVPTYTFPEAAATSLGHAAAYQTWRSTPAGVVPDLAGVDAERARTLIAACAPGPVPAAVAAELLASYGIAVHGSEPGPGPDAFLTVRADPVFGPVVAFGLTGDYADLMADVAHRVTPLSDRDAREMVRSLRAAPLLDGRTGGPGVDLAALEETVLRISAMVEDHPEIEALELRPVRLLAPGDGVAVAHATIRLADNTAAGGSS is encoded by the coding sequence GTGACCACTCCCCCGTACCCCTCGTATCCCTCCTATCCCTCATATCCCGAAGACCTGGAACGGCCCGGACTCGTCAGGACGGGGCGGTCGACCTTCGTCCGGCCCATCCGGCCGGAGGACGCCGACCGCCTGGTCGCCTTCGTCGGCACCCTGTCCCGGGCCACCCTGGCCTACCGCTCCCTCGGTCCGGTGGTCCGCGCCCGCGACGACGTCATCCGGCGGGGCGCCCACGTGGACTACCTCAACGAGCTGGCGCTCGTCGCCCTGGCAGGTGACGAGATCGCCGGCCTGGTGCGCTACGTCCGCGACCCGGAGGAACCGGAACACGCCGAGGTCACGTTCACCATCCGGGACGACCACCAGAGCGAGGGGTTCGGCAGGCTGCTCCTGGAGCACATCGCCGCCGCCGCGCGAGCACGGGGCATCCGGGTGCTGGAGGCAGACGTTCTCGCCGACAACACGCGGATGATCAACGTGTTCCTCGGCTCCGGCTACCGGACGGAAGCCGGTCCGCCGGGCCAGATCATCCACTTCGAGATCGCCGTCGACCCGCAGGCCCAGGCCGTGGCGCGGGCCGAGCGTCGCGAGCAGACGGCCGTACGGCGCTCGCTCAAACCCCTGCTCGAACCCCGCTCGGTCGCCGTCATCGGCGCCAACCGCGACCCGCTGACGATCGGTCACGAGATCGTCGCCAACCTGCTGCGGGGCGGCTTCGCCGGCAGCGTCTTCCCCGTCAACCCGCGGGCCGAGCGGATCGCCGGGGCGCGCGCGTACGCAAGCGTCCGGGACCTGCCCGAGCCGCCGGACCTGGCGCTGGTGGCCCTACGGGCCGAGGCCGTTCCCGGTGTCGTGAGGGAGTGCGCGGAGGTCGGGGTCAAGGCGGTGGTCGTCGTATCGACGGGCTTCGGAGAGACCGGCGTCGAAGGACGGGCCGGCGAGCTGGAGCTGGCGCGTTTCGCCCGCGCCTGCGGAATGCGACTGGTGGGCCCGAACTGCATGGGCGTGGTCAACACCACCCCGGCGGCGCGACTGGCCGCGACCTTCTCGCCCGCCCTGCCGACGCCCGGCCGGGTGGCGATGTCCAGCCAGTCCGGGCCGCTCGGGCTCGCGGTGCTCGACTTCGCCCGGCGGCTGCGGCTCGGCTTCTCCGGCTTCGTGTCGGTGGGCCACGCCGTCGACGTCTCCACCGACGAACTGCTCCAGTGGTGGGAGGAGGACCCGGGGACGTCGGTGATCCTGCTGCACGTCGAGACCTTCGGCGATCCGCGCCGGTTCGCCCGCGTCGCCCGCCGGGTCGCACCGCGCAAACCCATCGTCGCGGTCCATCCGGGCCACGCCGATTCGACCGTGAGCTCGCTGTTCGCCCAGTCCGGTGTGATCCGTACCCGCAGCCTCCAAGAGCTGTTCGACGTCGCCCTGCTGCTCGCCCACCAGCCTCCCCCGCCCGGCGACCGGGTCGCCGTGATCACCAACGCGGGCGGCCCGGCGGCTCTGACGGTCGGCGCGTGCGCGGCGAGCGGCCTGTGCGTGCCCGCGCTCGGTGAGCGCACCCGGCAGACGCTCCGTCCGGCCCTCGCGCCCCACGCCGACGTCTCCAACCCGATCGACCTGACACCCACCGCCACCGCCGCCCACTACCGGCAGGCGCTGGACGCCGCTCTGGCGGACGACGGCATCGACGCGGCCGTCGTCCTGTTCATGCCGCCGCTGGCGGACAAGCCCGACGAGGTGGCGTCGGCGATCCTCGACGCGGCCGCGGCCCGGCCCGACAAGCCCGTGCTGGCCAGCTTCCTGGGCGGTGCGGGCGTCGCCGACCTTCTGCACAGGGGCGACCTGGTGGTACCGACGTACACGTTCCCCGAGGCCGCTGCCACCTCGCTCGGACACGCGGCGGCCTACCAGACCTGGCGCAGCACCCCCGCGGGCGTCGTACCCGACCTCGCGGGAGTCGACGCCGAGCGGGCCCGCACGCTGATCGCCGCCTGTGCCCCCGGGCCGGTCCCCGCGGCGGTCGCCGCCGAACTGCTCGCCTCGTACGGGATCGCCGTACACGGGAGTGAACCGGGCCCCGGACCCGACGCGTTCCTCACGGTCCGTGCCGACCCGGTCTTCGGCCCGGTGGTCGCCTTCGGCCTCACCGGGGACTACGCCGACCTCATGGCGGACGTCGCCCACCGCGTCACCCCCCTCAGCGACCGCGACGCCCGCGAGATGGTCCGCTCGCTGCGGGCCGCCCCGCTGCTGGACGGCAGGACCGGGGGCCCGGGGGTGGACCTCGCGGCCCTGGAGGAGACCGTCCTGCGCA